ACCTGTCTATAATTTTTAACTTTTCTAGATAAGTGTAATATAGTTAAGTATAATATAATAATGAACAATACGAATAGAGACAAACAACTTGAAATTGAAACAATGCGACACTCGGCAGCACATGTTATGGCTGCTGCAATAAAAAGACTTTACCCCCAAGCAAAATTAGGTATTGGACCCGCAATTGAAAATGGGTTTTACTACGATATTGAGTTTCCCAAACCAATTTCCGATGAAGAATTACCTCCTATTGAACAAAAAATGGAAAAAATAAAAGAGAAAGCTTACCCGTTTGAACGGGAGGAAATTTCAGTTGAAGAAGCAAAAAAATTATTTAAGAACAATCCCTACAAATTAGAACTAGTTAAAGATTTAGCCGCAGAGTCCGAGACCATCTCAATTTACAAAACAGGAGAATTTGTAGATCTTTGCCGTGGTCCACATGTAAAAGACAGTTCCAAAATTGGGTCTTTCAAGCTTCACAAAATTGCTGGAGCATACTGGCGCGGAAATGAAAATAATCCAATGCTCACCCGCATTTACGGTCTTAGTTTCCCAACTAAAGAAGAACTTGAACAACATCTAAAAATGCTAGAAAAAGCAAAAGAACATGACCACCGCAAAATTGGGAAGGAATTAAATCTGTTTTCCTTTCACCCTGCAGCACCTGCTGATATTTTCTGGCACCCTAAAGGCTACACTATTGTTAAAGAAATGATGCGCTATTGGCGGGAAATTCACGAGCGGGAGGGCTATGTAGAAGTACGTACACCTGAAATACTCACCCGCGAAACCTGGGACCAAAGCGATCACACCAAAAACTTTTTAGAAAAAATGTACAAAGTAACTACACCTGATGCAGAAGAATGGAACATGGCTATTAAACCTATGAATTGTGACGGAGGAATGATTATTTACAACTCAAAACCACGCTCCTATCGGGACTTTCCACTTAGAATGGGAGAATTGGGAGTTGTTCATCGCTACGAATCTTCGGGTGAGACATGCGGCATTCTCCGCCCCCGTGAGTTTACCCAGGACGATGCCCACATTTA
The DNA window shown above is from Patescibacteria group bacterium and carries:
- the thrS gene encoding threonine--tRNA ligase; translated protein: MNNTNRDKQLEIETMRHSAAHVMAAAIKRLYPQAKLGIGPAIENGFYYDIEFPKPISDEELPPIEQKMEKIKEKAYPFEREEISVEEAKKLFKNNPYKLELVKDLAAESETISIYKTGEFVDLCRGPHVKDSSKIGSFKLHKIAGAYWRGNENNPMLTRIYGLSFPTKEELEQHLKMLEKAKEHDHRKIGKELNLFSFHPAAPADIFWHPKGYTIVKEMMRYWREIHEREGYVEVRTPEILTRETWDQSDHTKNFLEKMYKVTTPDAEEWNMAIKPMNCDGGMIIYNSKPRSYRDFPLRMGELGVVHRYESSGETCGILRPREFTQDDAHIYCTPSQIKKELKRVIDLCFEIYNTFGLELDHLELSTQPENSIGSQHVWKQAEEIMHEVLEEEEVPFQINEGEGAFYGPKFDFHLRDKIGRTWQCSTIQLDFAQPENFDLKYTTKEGKEKRPVMIHRVLYGSIERFLGIFIENCAGNFPVWLAPVQAIVIPVSEKQNQYAQNIAQKLRNAVKNATGRFRIEIDTNSDTLEKKIRNAELQNIPYMLIVGSREEDSGNEVSLRLRDEGDQGTVKINEFASQVQDKITKRSLEL